A genomic region of Microlunatus sagamiharensis contains the following coding sequences:
- the pgm gene encoding phosphoglucomutase (alpha-D-glucose-1,6-bisphosphate-dependent): protein MAHPRAGQPALPEDLIDVDAVVGAYHDLVPDPWNPDQQVAFGTSGHRGSSLDVAFNDAHIAATTQAIVEYRAAQGITGPLFLGKDTHALSMPAWTTAIEVLRANDVTVLAENDEDYTPTPAVSRAIVVHNARLAAGDPARCDGIVVTPSHNPPRDGGFKYNPPHGGPADTDATSAIAKRANELLADPSGIRRRRYSEVSADVHRHDYLGAYCEDLVNALDLHAVRDAGVRIGADPMGGASVQYWDYIAEHLGIDLTVVNERVDPTWSFMTLDTDGKIRMDCSSPNAMASLISRKDAYDISTGNDADSDRHGVVTPDAGLMNPNAYLAVAISYLYAHRPGWRGDAAIGKTLVSSSMINRVAEDLGRRLVEVPVGFKWFVPGLRTGEVAFGGEESAGASFLALDGSTWTTDKDGILLALLASEIRAVTGRSPSELYGDLTARHGTPAYARVDAPADREQKKKLAALEPSAVSATELAGEPIAAKLTRAPGNDAAIGGLKVTTESAWFAARPSGTEDVYKIYAESFRGPEHLAQVQDAAREVVSAALA from the coding sequence ATGGCCCACCCTCGCGCCGGTCAGCCGGCCCTCCCCGAAGACCTCATCGACGTCGACGCGGTGGTCGGCGCCTACCACGACCTCGTGCCCGACCCGTGGAACCCCGACCAGCAGGTCGCGTTCGGCACCTCGGGCCACCGCGGGTCGAGCCTCGACGTGGCCTTCAACGACGCCCACATCGCCGCGACGACGCAGGCGATCGTGGAGTACCGCGCGGCGCAGGGCATCACCGGACCGCTGTTCCTCGGCAAGGACACCCACGCCCTGTCGATGCCGGCCTGGACGACCGCCATCGAGGTGCTGCGCGCCAACGACGTCACCGTGCTGGCCGAGAACGACGAGGACTACACCCCGACGCCGGCCGTCTCGCGCGCCATCGTCGTGCACAACGCGAGGCTCGCGGCCGGCGACCCCGCGAGGTGCGACGGCATCGTGGTCACGCCGTCGCACAACCCACCGCGCGACGGCGGGTTCAAGTACAATCCGCCGCACGGCGGGCCCGCCGACACCGACGCCACGTCGGCGATCGCCAAGCGGGCCAACGAGCTGCTCGCCGACCCCTCGGGCATCCGCCGCCGGCGCTACAGCGAGGTCTCCGCCGACGTGCACCGCCACGACTACCTCGGCGCCTACTGCGAGGACCTCGTGAACGCCCTCGACCTGCACGCCGTGCGCGACGCCGGCGTGCGCATCGGCGCCGACCCGATGGGCGGGGCGAGCGTGCAGTACTGGGACTACATCGCCGAGCACCTCGGCATCGACCTCACCGTCGTCAACGAGCGCGTCGACCCGACGTGGTCGTTCATGACCCTCGACACCGACGGCAAGATCCGCATGGACTGCTCCTCGCCCAACGCGATGGCCAGCCTGATCAGCCGCAAGGACGCGTACGACATCTCCACCGGCAACGACGCCGACTCCGACCGGCACGGCGTGGTCACGCCCGACGCCGGCCTGATGAACCCCAACGCCTACCTCGCCGTCGCCATCTCCTACCTGTACGCGCACCGTCCGGGCTGGCGCGGCGACGCCGCGATCGGCAAGACGCTGGTCTCCTCCTCGATGATCAACCGCGTCGCCGAGGACCTGGGCCGCCGGCTGGTCGAGGTGCCCGTCGGGTTCAAGTGGTTCGTCCCCGGGCTCCGCACCGGCGAGGTCGCCTTCGGCGGCGAGGAGTCGGCCGGGGCGTCCTTCCTCGCCCTCGACGGCAGCACCTGGACCACGGACAAGGACGGCATCCTGCTCGCCCTGCTGGCCAGCGAGATCCGCGCGGTCACCGGCCGTTCGCCGAGCGAGCTCTACGGCGACCTCACCGCCCGCCACGGCACCCCGGCGTACGCCCGCGTCGACGCCCCGGCCGACCGCGAGCAGAAGAAGAAGCTCGCCGCGCTGGAGCCCTCGGCGGTCTCGGCGACCGAGCTGGCCGGCGAGCCGATCGCCGCCAAGCTCACCCGGGCGCCGGGCAACGACGCGGCCATCGGCGGGCTCAAGGTGACGACGGAGTCGGCGTGGTTCGCGGCCCGGCCGTCGGGCACCGAGGACGTCTACAAGATCTACGCCGAGTCGTTCCGGGGGCCGGAGCACCTCGCCCAGGTCCAGGACGCCGCCCGCGAGGTCGTCAGCGCGGCGCTCGCCTGA
- a CDS encoding tetratricopeptide repeat protein, protein MSSSSFSRPGAIDLSQLAARAKAAPAPGGPAAPGASAPSGGASYVLESSEQTFESDAIRPSTQHPVVVELYSPRVASGQQLSDALAAVANASEGRFLLVRLNVDAAPGIVQALQLQAVPTVLAIISGQAVPLFQGVLPAEQVQQAVDQVLKTAVANGMVGRARPVAAGTDPEDGAEAPGEDQPDPRFAAADEALAQGDFARARDEFDRLLQANPNDAEAALGKAQAGLFARASVLDPEATLARAAEGGDVAAQLDAADVELVSGRVEEAFDRLLAVVRRGGADRDPARVRLLELFETVGGTDPRVVAARRSLMAALF, encoded by the coding sequence ATGAGCTCGTCCAGCTTCAGCCGTCCCGGAGCCATCGACCTGTCCCAGCTGGCCGCGCGGGCCAAGGCCGCGCCCGCGCCCGGCGGGCCCGCCGCCCCCGGTGCGTCCGCGCCGTCCGGCGGGGCGTCGTACGTCCTCGAGTCCAGCGAGCAGACCTTCGAGTCCGACGCGATCCGGCCCTCCACCCAGCACCCGGTCGTCGTCGAGCTCTACTCGCCCCGCGTCGCCAGCGGCCAGCAGCTCTCCGACGCGCTTGCCGCGGTGGCCAACGCCTCCGAGGGCCGCTTCCTGCTCGTCCGGCTCAACGTCGACGCCGCACCCGGCATCGTGCAGGCGCTGCAGCTCCAGGCGGTCCCGACGGTGCTGGCGATCATCTCCGGCCAGGCGGTGCCCCTCTTCCAGGGCGTCCTCCCCGCCGAGCAGGTGCAGCAGGCCGTCGACCAGGTCCTCAAGACCGCGGTGGCCAACGGCATGGTCGGCCGCGCCCGTCCCGTCGCGGCGGGGACCGACCCGGAGGACGGCGCCGAGGCGCCCGGCGAGGACCAGCCCGACCCCCGCTTCGCCGCCGCCGACGAGGCGCTGGCCCAGGGCGACTTCGCCCGCGCCCGCGACGAGTTCGACCGGCTGCTGCAGGCCAACCCGAACGACGCGGAGGCCGCGCTCGGCAAGGCGCAGGCCGGCCTCTTCGCCCGCGCGTCGGTGCTCGACCCCGAGGCCACGCTGGCCCGCGCCGCCGAGGGCGGCGACGTCGCGGCCCAGCTCGACGCCGCGGACGTCGAGCTCGTCAGCGGCCGGGTCGAGGAGGCCTTCGACCGCCTCCTGGCGGTGGTGCGCCGGGGCGGCGCCGACCGCGACCCCGCCCGCGTCCGGCTGCTCGAGCTCTTCGAGACCGTCGGCGGCACCGACCCGCGCGTCGTCGCGGCTCGCCGCAGCCTGATGGCCGCCCTCTTCTGA